ACTCAACAAAAATCTGTTAGTTGAAATGTTCGAGAAAGCTTCAGGCAATCAGGAGACTCTAAACCTCTCCACCATTCTGCCGGGTTACTCCATTCGTAATATCGAGTCGATCAAAAAAGAGATGACCAATGCGATAGCGGATGCTTATCTGAAGAACAGCCCAAGTGACACGGAAAGCTCCAGTCCGGTACTTCAGCCTGCTTTTGAATACATTCACAGTCACAAGAGTGAGCAGGTTTCGCTCAAACAAATGGCCGATCTATGCCACCTAAGTCCGAGTTATTTCAGCAGGCTTTTTGCCAAGGAAACCGGTGAGAACTTCACAACCTACCTGGCAAAACTCAAGATTAAGTGGGCCAAGCAATTGCTTGAGGTCACCGACATGCCTGTCTCACAGATCAGTGATGAGCTGGGGTTTAATGAATCGGGATATTTTATCAAAATATTCAAAAAGTTCGAGGAAATTACGCCTGCTCTCTATCGCAAATACCTCCAGGAGAAAATGTAGATTCACTGATACTTTTTTCGTATCAAAGATGAGGTTAAAAGATATTTCACCTATTAATCTGCCATTGTTACAATGGAGTCCAGATGACTTAGGGGGGCGACATGAATGGAATATCGCAAATTAGGAAACAGTGGATTAACCGTCAGTGAGATTTCACTCGGCAACTGGATTACGCATGGAGCGCAAGTCGAGGATGGAATAGCAGAAGCTTGTGTGCGAACCGCATTGGATGCAGGTATTACCACATTTGATACCGCAGACGTGTACTCCAATACCAAGGCAGAATCCGTGTTAGGACAGGCTCTTAAGGATATACGAAGAGAAAGTATTGAGCTATGCACCAAAGTCTGTCACCCAACCGGCACAGGTCATAATGACCGTGGACTTTCACGTAAACACATCATGGAAGCCTGCAATGGTTCATTACGGCGGTTACAGACGGATTATATTGATGTCTATTACGCTCACCGTTATGACTATAATACTCCGCTGGAAGAGACGTTTCTGGCATTCTCCGATCTGGTGCGTCAGGGCAAAGTTCATTACATTGGCGTAAGTGAATGGAACGCGGATCAGATTGCACGAGCAGCCGCTTTGGCGAGGGAACTTCATGTACCCTTTATTGCAAGTCAGCCCCAATATTCAATGTTATGGCGTGTGATTGAGCAAGAAGTCGTACCTGCAAGCGACCAAGCAGGACTTGGACAGATCACATGGTCTCCTCTTGCTCAGGGTATACTATCGGGCAAATATGCGCCTAACGCAGCATTGCCCACCGGATCACGCGCAGCTGCTGAGGCAGGAGCACCCTTTTTCAATAAACTGGCTGGACAGTGGTTACGTGAAGATGTTCTTACCGCTGTGCAACAGCTTGTTCCACTCGCTAAAGAGATTGGTCTAACTCTTCCTCAACTCGCTGTTGCGTGGGTTCTACAACATTCGTATGTTAGTTCCGTGATTATCGGTGCATCCCGGCCGGAGCAGGTATTGGAAAATGTAAAAGCCTCCGGTGTGAAACTGGACCCTGCGATCATGACTCGTATTGATGAAATATTGAATCCATGGATTGAGCGTGATCCAGCCAAGACGGGATAGTTTCTTTTTTTACTACTCACAACATACTAAGTTGTACTAATCATTTACACGATAACGGAGAGGACAGAAAAAACCTGAAAAAGCGGAGCGTTCGCCTTTATCACCAGATTTTCCCCTTGAGAAAAGGGATCGAAAGAAATCTGGGGATAACAGCGATTGGAAGGTTGTTCTGTCATCGCAGTGTAAGTGTAAATAACCTTTAGCGCAACTCATATTCCCTATCAACAAAGTTCATAAAACGGGATACCACTTCCTGATTCATATCCGTCCGCCATGCCGTGTACAACGGTACGGAGGGCGGATTTTCTTCTAATGGAAGAAAGACTACACCCTTACGCTGGAACACATCCACCGATGACGGAACAATGGAAATGCCCATGCCCGCCGCAACGAGATTCACAATTGTATACATTTGGATCGCTTCCTGTGTAATTCGAGGGTCTACGCCATGCTCCCCGCAATAATCCAGAACGAGACGATGGAACGGAGAACCCAGATGCCTTGGGAATAAAATAAAATCTTCATCCGCCAGTTCTCGAATTGAAACTTGAGTCTGAGAAGCCATCGGGTGATGATCTGGCAACACGGCAATCAACGTTTCCATCTGGCAGGGGCGGAACGAGACATGACGAGTATCTTCCTGATATCTCAAAAATCCAATATGGATCTGTCCGTCTTCCAGTGCCTGCAATTGTTGCGACGAAGTCATCTCACGCAACGTCAATTCAATTTGCGGATATGCAGCGCGAAATTTCCTAAGGACATCCACCATAATGCTCCCCGAAGCCGAATCCACAAAGGCTATGGTGATATGCCCGATGATGCCCTGATCTGCCTTTTGCGTAAGCTGAATGGATCGTTCGAGCTGGGCCATGATCAGTCTTGCCTGTTCCAGAAATACCGCACCTGCCGGGGTGAGACGAACCATTTTTCTGGTGCGTTCCAACAGCTTCACGCCAAGCTCTTCCTCTAAATTCTGAATCTGCTGGCTCAGCGGTGGTTGCGTCATATTTAATTTTTCCGCTGCACGGTGAAAATGAAGTTCTTCTGCCACGATGATAAAGTATCTTAACTTTCGAATATCCATAAGTCTGTTGCGCTTCCTTCCGTCTACCCTGTTAATTCATCTGTTCCTGAACCCAGATTGCGGACTCAGCCAGCATCGTCATCAATTCATTAAAGTCCACAGCAATTTCCCGCAGAGGAGTTTCCCCTGCATCGTGGATCAACATCAGCACCTTGCCTGAACTTTGATCCAGTATAGCCGTACTTCCTTCACCAAATCCACCAATCGGGAAAGGCTGGAGGTCAGCTGGCAGCTCGTATTCTTTCTCATATTCACGGTATACTTCCAAAAAATCGGGATAAGCCCAGCTCAGTTCTTTCACGGAATACAAGGCAGGGTCGCCGAAGTTACATGCACCGAACTCAAGTAAAAGTGCGCGATACGCTGCGGGCAGTCTCACGTTGTGCTTTTGCTCAAAATCCTCAATGCTCTGTTGTTTCTCAGGAGTACATCCATCTCCCATTGTTGTATCGTAGGCCTTCACCAAAAGATCACGAATCGGTTCCAATTCTATTGACGTCACTTGAACTCCCCCTTTTAGGTACCTTTCTCCACTGATCAGCCGTTGTGAATTCAATAGTTCTCCTTGAAGCGCAACACCTTACCCAAACAAGAGTCAAGCATTAAAATCAACTTCTTATCTCACCTATTTACGCAACTCTTGATCCAGCCATTCCAGTGCTGCACGCAGCTTGTCCTGAGGAACTTTCTCATAACGATCACCCGTAGACAATTCAAAGGCACAGCTGTTCCCACTTGTTTTGTTCAGATATGAAGTCATTCCTATGCCATACTGCTGAGCCATTTGCACAAGAATTGGTTCAACTTCGGCGGCAGCGAGCGCAAAGTGTACATGGAACATATTGGATACAGGTACCTCGGGCAACGTTTGTATCCCGTGACACACATTCAGTAGGAAGGCGAGTTCTTGAGCCTGCTCGTAATACAGCTCCATTTTCCCAATCCGTTCATTGAAATAATACTGAGAACTCAGAATATACGGATACAGGCCGATCAGATCGCCCCCGTGCCGACGTTTCCATACTTTCGATTCCTGCATCACATCGGGATCTCCCGCCAATATAGCCCCCGCAATACCTCCAATCCCTTTGTAAAAGGAAACATACACCGTATCAAACAGACTGCAAATCTCCGCAGGTGTTTTCTGATAATAGGGAGTAATCTCAAACAGGCGTGCCCCGTCCAGATGCAGCTTAATCCCGCGTTCACGGCAATAGGCCGAGATCGCTTCCAGTTCTTCATACGCCGGCAATTGCCCACCAATCTCACGTTGCGGCAGTTCCAACAGCAGACAGGCAATGTCCTGATCAAGCGCTTGTACATCTTCCAAACGAATCAAGCGATCCTTGTCCGCAAGTAAAATTGATTCAATCTGATGCAACTCTTTCAATCCGTCTTCCTCATGGATTTCAAGATGACACAGAGGGTGGTAAGCTACTCGTTTTACACCTTTGCGGTCACACCAGATCCGTAATGCAATCTGCTGCGCCATCGTTCCACTTGGGAAAAACACCGCCGATTCCTTGCCAAGAACGTCAGCCATCTGATCCTGAAATTCTTCAATGAGTGGGCCGTTCCCGTAGTGGTCACTGAACAACTCCCCATCGATCTGGTCCAGTACGTTCTGAAGTACCTTCACTTGGCGACTGCCATGACCGCCTACAATAAAGTCTGCCTGATTAAAGGCATCAGCCAACGTTAATGCAGTTTCTTTCAAGATCACTCACTCCTTTATAGTGCATGTTCATAAACGGACTTTTGAACAAGCTCTTACAGTTCTGGTTCTGTAATAATCTCAACCAAAGCGCTGAGCGCACTAGATATATGTTCACCACGGGAATACACAAATCCTACTTCCAACCGGCAATAGGGATCAGGCAAAGACATCACCGCGATCTCGCCTCTTAATTCTGCTTTGGTAACCGAAGAACGTGGCAGCAATGATACACCGAGCCCGGCAGATACCCCATTCAGAATCGTGTCCAGTGTTCCATATTCCATGATGTTAAGCGTGTGGATACCCTGATCTTTCAAAAAGGATTCCGCCTGATCGCGATGAGTGCATCCGATCTCAAAAAACAACATCGGCCTGGACAATAACGTGTACATCTCATGTACTCCAGGTTCAGCGATCAGCACCAATTCTTCGTCATACATCTTCATATAGTTCAGCTCAGGATGATCAATCGGGCCATATATTAAGGCTCCATGCAATTCATGTTGAATGACCTTCTGGTTCAGTTCATGGGTCCCACCCGTGACAAGCGAATGCTGTACCTCCGGGTAGCATGAAGTATATTCAGCCAAGAGCGGCGTCAGAAAAGTAGAAGCTGCTGTCTCTATGGCACCTAGACGAAGCATGCCCGCTGGTGGGTTACCCACTTGTGTGGCCTGCTCTGCTTCATATAATAATTCCAATATTCTATCCGCATACCCAAGCAGGTTCTCTCCTGCTGGTGTAAGCGACATCCCTCGATTGGAACGATGAAATAGCGGTACTTGCAGTTGAGTCTCCAACTGTTTAATCCGTGTTGTTACATTGGACTGCACATAATTAAGTGAGAGCGCAGCTTTACTGATACTACCTTCGCGGGCAACCGCCTGAAATATTTTCAAATCACCTGCATCCATACCCTGATCACCTGCTCGTCGTTATATCGGCATTCTGCATCATCCGATTCATGCAAAGTGCTTATCTATTATTTTCATTGATACTGACAATCATTTTTGTTCATTTTACGTGAATCTGCTCCGTCTGTACAATGAGGCTCAGTAGTGAATTCTGGCTACACAGACAGGAGGAATATTGAACATGAAAGCTATTGTCCATTCGGCCCAGAGCGGCCTTGCAGGTCTTCAATATACAGAGTCAATCTCTCGGGCACCAGAAGCCGGGGAAGTGCAGATTCAATTAAAATCCGCTGGAATCAACCATCGGGATCTATTCATCATGGCAGGACGCGGAACCCAGGATACCCCGCTCATTCCCGCTTCCGATGGAGCAGGTATTATCGTAGCGATTGGCGAAAGCGTAAGAGGGTTCGCGATAGGAGATGAAGTCATTGTCCATCCTACGCTCGGTTGGGAACATGCATCTGAAGTGCCGACCGTACCCGATATTGTTGGTGGCCCTACGGATGGAACGCTCGCGCAATATATAACGTTGCCTGCTGCAAATGCCCTGCCTAAGCCAGCTCACCTATCCTGGGAGGAAGCAGGAGTGCTGCCCCTTTCAGCGCTGACGGCCTATCGCGCCTTATTCACTCGCGGCGTATTGAAGCAAGGTGAACATGTCCTTATTCCCGGCATTGGCGGTGGTGTAGCGACCTATGCTCTGCTCATGGCGGTTGCGGCTGGTGCAAAGGTGACCGTCACCTCCAGAAGTGAAACCAAAAGAAATGAGGCACTGCGCTTGGGTGCTACCCATGCACTGGATAGTCATGCCGATTGGTGTATGCAGAACGATATGGAACCTGTGGACATCATCTTGGATAGCATCGGACAAGCCATGTTCCCAAAATATTTTGATATAATCAGACCAGGTGGACGTATCGTGATGTATGGTGCAAGTTCGGGGGATGATCTGACCGTACCAATTCGCTCTATCTTCTTCCCGCAGATCAGTCTGATCGGCACCTCTATGGGCAGCCGTGAGGAGTTTATCCAGATGCTGCAATGGGTGGAGCAACATGATATACATCCTGTAATTGATGGCGTATATCCACTGCAAGACGTAGCAAAAGCATTCGAACGCATGGAAAACGGCGAGCAGTTTGGTAATCTGGCTATCCTTATGGAGTGACATCTATTTTGAGATGGGCCTTCATGAATTGTTGAAAATTGATTTACGATAATGGGGTGAATTCATCTGACCCGTCTCGCTAAACGTATACTAATTGTTCTTGTTGCTATTATCATTGTGGCCCAAATTCCTATGATAAAAGAAACCTTAGCCCGAGGAGTTACTACGTTATATGTGGAGATAAAGTATCCCGAACATTCCTTTCAATTCCAAGACTTCAACTACGAGTCTCATTTCGGGAACTATATCATTTCATATACTGATCAAGACGAACAACGCATTAGTCTGATGCTTGAGCCCAAATTGTTTCCGGTGCTCATTACGTATGATCCTTTGAATCAGCCCATGAAAGACTAGTTAATTCACGCTATGAATCATTCAGGAGGTATCGATATGGACAATCGATTACATTTGGTAGAATTGGTTCGAAAACTGATGGAATCTAAAGGGACGGAAGCCGAGTTGGATGACATGTTAACGGAGCTACAGCAGCAGGTTCCACATGCGGAGATCAGTAATCTGATTTTCTGGGATGATCGAGACCTGACGCCTGAACAGATTGTG
The nucleotide sequence above comes from Paenibacillus sp. W2I17. Encoded proteins:
- a CDS encoding aldo/keto reductase family protein — its product is MEYRKLGNSGLTVSEISLGNWITHGAQVEDGIAEACVRTALDAGITTFDTADVYSNTKAESVLGQALKDIRRESIELCTKVCHPTGTGHNDRGLSRKHIMEACNGSLRRLQTDYIDVYYAHRYDYNTPLEETFLAFSDLVRQGKVHYIGVSEWNADQIARAAALARELHVPFIASQPQYSMLWRVIEQEVVPASDQAGLGQITWSPLAQGILSGKYAPNAALPTGSRAAAEAGAPFFNKLAGQWLREDVLTAVQQLVPLAKEIGLTLPQLAVAWVLQHSYVSSVIIGASRPEQVLENVKASGVKLDPAIMTRIDEILNPWIERDPAKTG
- a CDS encoding LysR family transcriptional regulator codes for the protein MDIRKLRYFIIVAEELHFHRAAEKLNMTQPPLSQQIQNLEEELGVKLLERTRKMVRLTPAGAVFLEQARLIMAQLERSIQLTQKADQGIIGHITIAFVDSASGSIMVDVLRKFRAAYPQIELTLREMTSSQQLQALEDGQIHIGFLRYQEDTRHVSFRPCQMETLIAVLPDHHPMASQTQVSIRELADEDFILFPRHLGSPFHRLVLDYCGEHGVDPRITQEAIQMYTIVNLVAAGMGISIVPSSVDVFQRKGVVFLPLEENPPSVPLYTAWRTDMNQEVVSRFMNFVDREYELR
- a CDS encoding SMI1/KNR4 family protein → MTSIELEPIRDLLVKAYDTTMGDGCTPEKQQSIEDFEQKHNVRLPAAYRALLLEFGACNFGDPALYSVKELSWAYPDFLEVYREYEKEYELPADLQPFPIGGFGEGSTAILDQSSGKVLMLIHDAGETPLREIAVDFNELMTMLAESAIWVQEQMN
- a CDS encoding low specificity L-threonine aldolase, encoding MKETALTLADAFNQADFIVGGHGSRQVKVLQNVLDQIDGELFSDHYGNGPLIEEFQDQMADVLGKESAVFFPSGTMAQQIALRIWCDRKGVKRVAYHPLCHLEIHEEDGLKELHQIESILLADKDRLIRLEDVQALDQDIACLLLELPQREIGGQLPAYEELEAISAYCRERGIKLHLDGARLFEITPYYQKTPAEICSLFDTVYVSFYKGIGGIAGAILAGDPDVMQESKVWKRRHGGDLIGLYPYILSSQYYFNERIGKMELYYEQAQELAFLLNVCHGIQTLPEVPVSNMFHVHFALAAAEVEPILVQMAQQYGIGMTSYLNKTSGNSCAFELSTGDRYEKVPQDKLRAALEWLDQELRK
- a CDS encoding LysR family transcriptional regulator is translated as MDAGDLKIFQAVAREGSISKAALSLNYVQSNVTTRIKQLETQLQVPLFHRSNRGMSLTPAGENLLGYADRILELLYEAEQATQVGNPPAGMLRLGAIETAASTFLTPLLAEYTSCYPEVQHSLVTGGTHELNQKVIQHELHGALIYGPIDHPELNYMKMYDEELVLIAEPGVHEMYTLLSRPMLFFEIGCTHRDQAESFLKDQGIHTLNIMEYGTLDTILNGVSAGLGVSLLPRSSVTKAELRGEIAVMSLPDPYCRLEVGFVYSRGEHISSALSALVEIITEPEL
- a CDS encoding zinc-binding dehydrogenase; translated protein: MKAIVHSAQSGLAGLQYTESISRAPEAGEVQIQLKSAGINHRDLFIMAGRGTQDTPLIPASDGAGIIVAIGESVRGFAIGDEVIVHPTLGWEHASEVPTVPDIVGGPTDGTLAQYITLPAANALPKPAHLSWEEAGVLPLSALTAYRALFTRGVLKQGEHVLIPGIGGGVATYALLMAVAAGAKVTVTSRSETKRNEALRLGATHALDSHADWCMQNDMEPVDIILDSIGQAMFPKYFDIIRPGGRIVMYGASSGDDLTVPIRSIFFPQISLIGTSMGSREEFIQMLQWVEQHDIHPVIDGVYPLQDVAKAFERMENGEQFGNLAILME